A single Methylobacterium sp. 17Sr1-1 DNA region contains:
- the bchI gene encoding magnesium chelatase ATPase subunit I, translated as MPRPPYPFSAIVGQDAMRRALLVAAVDPAVGGVLVFGDRGTGKSTAVRALAALLPPMRAVAGCPYACDPVNAASLCPSCAARRAQGLTVKTVPVPVVDLPLGATEDRVVGALDIGRALGAGEKAFEPGLLARANRGFLYIDEVNLLEDHLVDLLLDVAASGVNTVEREGLSLRHPARFVLVGSGNPEEGELRPQLLDRFGLAVTVTTPTDLASRVTIVRRRDAYERDPAAFAAEWSAEEARLGQAILAARAHLPEVVVPDAVLEAAARLCLALGTDGLRGELTLMRTARASASLDGAGTVTLDHLREVAPSGLSHRLRRNPLDEAGSEARIARALAEVLG; from the coding sequence ATGCCGCGCCCGCCCTATCCGTTCTCGGCCATCGTCGGGCAGGACGCGATGCGGCGCGCGCTCCTCGTCGCGGCGGTCGATCCGGCGGTCGGCGGGGTGCTGGTCTTCGGCGATCGCGGCACCGGCAAGTCCACTGCCGTGCGGGCGCTCGCCGCCCTGCTGCCGCCGATGCGGGCGGTGGCTGGCTGTCCTTACGCCTGCGATCCCGTCAATGCCGCCTCCCTTTGCCCGTCCTGCGCGGCGCGCCGGGCGCAGGGGCTCACGGTCAAGACCGTGCCGGTGCCGGTGGTCGACCTGCCGCTCGGCGCCACCGAGGACCGGGTCGTCGGCGCCCTCGATATCGGCCGGGCGCTCGGGGCGGGCGAGAAGGCGTTCGAGCCGGGGCTCCTCGCCCGCGCCAACCGCGGCTTCCTCTACATCGACGAGGTCAACCTCCTGGAGGACCACCTCGTCGACCTGCTCCTCGACGTGGCGGCCTCCGGCGTCAACACCGTCGAGCGCGAGGGACTGAGCCTGCGCCACCCGGCGCGCTTCGTCCTCGTCGGCAGCGGCAACCCGGAGGAGGGCGAATTACGCCCGCAGCTCCTCGACCGCTTCGGCCTCGCCGTCACGGTGACGACGCCCACCGACCTCGCGAGCCGGGTGACGATCGTGCGCCGCCGCGACGCCTACGAGCGCGATCCCGCCGCCTTCGCGGCCGAATGGTCGGCGGAGGAGGCGCGGCTCGGGCAGGCGATCCTGGCGGCGCGCGCCCACCTGCCCGAGGTCGTGGTGCCGGACGCTGTGCTGGAGGCCGCCGCCCGCCTGTGCCTGGCTTTGGGCACCGACGGGTTGCGCGGCGAGTTGACCCTGATGCGCACGGCCCGCGCCTCGGCGAGCCTCGATGGGGCCGGCACCGTGACCCTCGACCACCTGCGCGAGGTCGCCCCGAGCGGTCTGAGCCACCGCCTGCGCCGCAACCCTCTCGACGAGGCCGGCTCCGAGGCGCGGATCGCCCGGGCGCTCGCCGAGGTGCTCGGGTGA
- a CDS encoding magnesium chelatase subunit D yields the protein MSAAPDAAWTQACLAASLAAIDPAGTSVVVRARPGPVREAWLARLRALLPEGTPVTRLPAGIADDALLGGLDLPATLAAGHPVAQPGLIARSHGGVVVVPMAERLTPGTAARIAQALDTGAVEVARDGIATRHPARFGLVLLDEGEGEDEAIPACLADRAALHLDLDAVPLGAVATAPPLPDLAAARATRPEGPSEAAEALCVLAARLGIASLRAPLLALRVARLHAALFGRTALEDPDLAAAVALVLAPRARAWPDGGSEAPSEPPSDPSEAEPADREENDRTAENQVLDDRVLAAVAAGLPPGLLARLLAGEGVRTRNPGAGRAGAAASARRGRAVGARPGDPRHGRLALIETLRAAAPWQRLRRGEAEARLRITADDLRIRRLVQKRETTTIFAVDASGSAALERLAEAKGAVESLLAECYVRRDRVALVAFRGSGADLLLAPTRSLVRAKRALASLPGGGGTPLAAGIEAAGRLAAAERRAGRSATVLLLTDGRANVARSGAPGRAQAGADALSAARALAASGTRALVIDTAARPQESARALAAAMAARYLAMPQADAARLTRAVREAAPPG from the coding sequence GTGAGCGCCGCGCCCGACGCGGCCTGGACCCAGGCCTGCCTCGCGGCATCCCTGGCGGCGATCGATCCGGCGGGAACGAGCGTCGTCGTGCGGGCCCGGCCCGGCCCGGTGCGCGAGGCCTGGCTCGCGCGGCTGCGCGCCCTTCTCCCGGAGGGCACGCCGGTGACGCGCCTGCCCGCCGGCATCGCCGACGATGCGCTCCTCGGCGGGCTCGACCTCCCGGCGACCCTGGCGGCGGGGCATCCGGTGGCGCAGCCCGGGCTGATCGCCCGCAGCCATGGCGGGGTGGTGGTGGTGCCGATGGCCGAGCGCCTGACCCCCGGCACCGCGGCGCGGATCGCGCAAGCGCTCGATACCGGTGCCGTCGAGGTCGCCCGCGACGGGATCGCGACCCGGCACCCGGCCCGCTTCGGCCTGGTGCTCCTCGACGAGGGGGAGGGCGAGGACGAGGCGATTCCGGCCTGCCTCGCCGACCGGGCGGCCCTCCATCTCGACCTCGACGCCGTGCCGCTCGGGGCCGTCGCGACCGCGCCGCCGCTCCCGGACCTCGCGGCTGCCCGTGCGACCCGGCCCGAGGGCCCGTCCGAGGCAGCCGAGGCGCTCTGCGTCCTCGCGGCACGCCTCGGCATCGCGTCCTTGCGTGCCCCGCTCCTCGCCCTGCGGGTGGCCCGGCTGCACGCCGCCCTGTTCGGACGCACGGCCCTGGAGGATCCCGATCTCGCCGCCGCCGTCGCCCTGGTGCTCGCGCCCCGGGCCCGCGCCTGGCCCGATGGCGGGAGCGAGGCGCCGTCCGAACCCCCGTCCGACCCGAGCGAGGCCGAACCGGCGGACCGGGAGGAGAACGACCGGACGGCCGAGAACCAGGTCCTCGACGACCGCGTCCTCGCGGCCGTCGCGGCAGGCCTGCCGCCGGGCCTCCTCGCCCGCCTGCTCGCCGGCGAGGGCGTCCGGACACGCAATCCCGGGGCCGGCCGCGCCGGCGCCGCCGCATCGGCGCGACGCGGGCGTGCGGTCGGGGCGAGGCCGGGCGATCCCCGCCACGGCCGCCTCGCCCTGATCGAGACCCTGCGGGCCGCCGCACCCTGGCAGCGCCTGCGCCGCGGCGAGGCCGAGGCGCGCCTGCGCATCACCGCCGACGACCTGCGCATCCGCCGCCTGGTGCAGAAGCGAGAGACCACCACGATCTTCGCGGTCGACGCCTCCGGCTCCGCCGCCCTGGAGCGGCTGGCCGAGGCCAAGGGCGCGGTCGAGTCGCTCCTCGCCGAGTGCTACGTGCGGCGCGACCGCGTCGCCCTGGTGGCGTTCCGCGGCAGCGGCGCCGACCTGCTCCTCGCCCCGACCCGCTCGCTGGTGCGGGCCAAGCGCGCCCTCGCCTCGCTTCCCGGCGGCGGCGGCACGCCGCTCGCGGCCGGAATCGAGGCGGCCGGGCGTCTCGCCGCCGCCGAGCGCCGGGCCGGCCGCAGCGCGACCGTGCTGCTCCTCACCGACGGCCGCGCCAACGTCGCCCGCTCGGGTGCGCCGGGCCGGGCCCAGGCGGGCGCCGACGCGCTCAGCGCGGCAAGAGCGCTGGCGGCGTCGGGCACCCGCGCCCTGGTGATCGACACCGCCGCCCGCCCGCAGGAGTCGGCCCGGGCGCTCGCCGCCGCCATGGCCGCGCGCTACCTCGCCATGCCGCAGGCCGACGCCGCGCGCCTGACCCGGGCCGTGCGCGAGGCCGCCCCGCCGGGTTGA